The window GGCCGGGACCATCGAGGTGGCCCCGCTCGCCTACATGCGTGGTCGTACGCTCAACGACGCCTTCATCATTCTGGACGAGGCCCAGAACACGAGCTCCGAACAGATGAAGATGTTCCTCACCCGCCTCGGCTTCGAGTCGAAGATCGTGATCACGGGTGACGTCACCCAGGTCGACCTGCCGAGCGGCACGAAGTCGGGTCTGCGTCAGGTCCAGGACATCCTGGAGGGCCTCGACGACGTCCACTTCTCCCGCCTCACGTCCCACGACGTCGTCCGGCACAAGCTGGTCGGCCGTATCGTCGACGCGTACGAGAAGTACGACAGCCAGAACGGTACGGAGAACGGCACCCACAAGGGCGCCCGTAACAAGCGGAAGTAGACCAGCGCGACCATGTCGATCGACGTCAACAACGAGTCCGGAACCGAGGTCGACGAGCAGGCGATCCTCGACATCGCCCGCTATGCCCTCGCCCGGATGCGGATCCACCCGCTCTCCGAGCTCTCGGTGATCGTCGTGGACGCCGACGCCATGGAGCAGTTGCACATCCAGTGGATGGACCTGCCGGGTCCGACCGATGTCATGTCGTTCCCGATGGACGAGCTGCGGCCGCCGTCGAAGGACGACGACGAGCAGCCGCCCCAGGGGCTGCTCGGTGACATCGTGCTCTGCCCCGAGGTCGCCGAGCGGCAGGGCAAGGAAGCCGACACACAGCACTCCATGGACGAGGAGCTCCAGCTCCTCACCGTCCATGGAGTGCTGCATCTGCTCGGCTACGACCACGAGGAGCCGGACGAGAAGGCCGAGATGTTCGGCCTCCAGGCGGCCATCGTGGACGGCTGGCGTGCGGAGAAGGGCCTGACCGGCCCGTCCCCGGCCCCGACCGTCTCATGAGCCCGCAACTCGTCGTGGGCGCCATCGCCCTGGTCGTGGTCGCCTGGCTCGCCGCCTGCGCGGAGGCCGGTCTCGCCCGCGTCTCCAGCTTCCGCGCCGAGGAGGCCGTCAGGTCCGGCCGCCGCGGCAGCGCCAAGCTCGCCCAGGTCGCCGCCGACCCGACCCGCTATCTGAACGTGGCGCTGCTGGTGCGCGTCGCCTGCGAGATGGCGTCCGCCGCGCTCGTCACGTACGCCTGTCTGCAGGAGTTCGCCGAGACCTGGGAGGC is drawn from Streptomyces liliifuscus and contains these coding sequences:
- the ybeY gene encoding rRNA maturation RNase YbeY, whose amino-acid sequence is MSIDVNNESGTEVDEQAILDIARYALARMRIHPLSELSVIVVDADAMEQLHIQWMDLPGPTDVMSFPMDELRPPSKDDDEQPPQGLLGDIVLCPEVAERQGKEADTQHSMDEELQLLTVHGVLHLLGYDHEEPDEKAEMFGLQAAIVDGWRAEKGLTGPSPAPTVS